TTTCTTGAATTGAAAGTCCTTTTTCAATAAGACAATACAAAATTGAATCTACTTCCTCATATTGTGTGCCTAGTTCTGCTTCTGCTTCATGATCTTTCCAAAGATGTGGACTGCTCTTTTTTGATATTATATTTTCTGGTATTCCCAAATATTTTGCAATTTCTCTAACTTGCAATTTATACAATGAAACAATTGGTGTCATGTCTGATGCACCATCTCCGTATTTTGTAAAATATCCAATTAGATATTCGCTTTTATCACTGGAGCCTAGGACCAAATAATTTTCAATGTTTGCATAATAGTAGAGGATATTTGATCTAATTCTTGCTCTTAGATTTCCTTTGGATTTTTCATTAGGTACTAAATACATGGAATATTCATTTACAATTGGCTTTATGTCGATTAGTTTATGTTCAATTCCTGTCAAACTGATTATTTTCATTGCATCTTGAGTTTCACTATTTGGTGTGATGTCTGTATCTGGCATGATTAATGCAAGTGTTTTTTCTTTGAATTTTCTTTTACAAATGTATGTTAAAACTGCTGAATCAATTCCTCCACTTAATCCTAAAATAATCCCTTTTGAATTATTTTTCTTTAATTCCTTCTCGATAAACTCTTCAATTTTATTTGTAATTGAAGCATAATCTTGAGAAATAATTTTGTTTATGATGTCTTGATTCAATGATATTTCTAAAAAATTTCTTGGAATATTAATTGACCTGTAATACTGGTCTTCAATCAAATAATCATCTTAGACTTTAAATTAATTGAAAAATGGAGAAATTTATGGATAATAAATCGTGGGATAGTTTGGCTGCTGATTATGATAAAAGTGTAGAAGATAATCAAAATCCCCTAATCATTAATTATCTTAAAAAAGAAATTGAAATTCTACATACTCTGTGCCAAAAACATAGTGATTCTCACAAAAATTTTTCAATAATTGATATGGGTGCTGGTACTGGTAGAGTAGTTTTTGCATTAGATAAAAAATTACGTAATGAATCAATTGAGTTTCTTGGTGTTGAAAACTCTGATACTATGCTGGATTGCGCAAATCAAAAAAATATTTCTCATGATGGGTTGTCGGAAATAACTTTTTTAAAATATGATCTTACTGATTCAAATCTACCTCGATACTTTGAGTTAAAAAATTCCAACATTGTAATGTGTTCATATAACACATTGGGTGTAGTTCCATCTGATAAACGACTAAACTTCATTAACAATATGAAAACCATTGCTGGAAAAAATGGATTGGTAATTTTGACCATGTTTAATGGTGATGATTTTGGTTTTGTTGCACCAAAACTATATCGTTCTATGATTCCGATGATTAAACAAATAGATGATGACTCTTTTGATGAGACAAATAGAGTTTTTCATAACAGTATTGGTTTTAGAAGTCAGTGGTTTACCAAAAATGAAATCAAATCTATTCTTGGTACCTCCTTAGAACCCATTCCAATTGACGTGACTGTTGATGACAAATGTTTTACATTTGGAAATGTGTTTGTTAATGTAGTTGCTTGAGGTTTTTTCATCATGTCTGAAGTAGAAAAATTACTGAATGATGGCCAAAGATCATTGAATTTAGATAATCCCAAAGAAGCATTATCTTTTTACCAAAAAGTACTTGATCAAAATCCTACTCATCTTGAGGCGTTATTGAAAAAAGGTAATATTTTTGGAAGGTTTGGTAGATTTGATGAAGCCATAATTTGTTATGAGAAAGTGCTTTTGCAAGAAAAAGAAAATCTACTGGCATTGCTGAATAAGGGCTTATGTCATCATAATATTAGACAGTATGACGTTGCTATCGATTGTTTTGACATTGTACTGAAAGTTAAACCACAAAATAAGACTGCATTATACAATAAATCCTCTTCAGTAATTAAATCAGGTAAGATTGAGGATGGGTTGGCAATTTTGTCAGAATTAATAAAAATTGATTCCTCTTACAAGACTCAAGCAAAATGTGATATTGATTTTGCTGATATCAAACTTTTAAATGAATTTAAAGAAATCACTAGTTGATCTTTTCTAAATGTCTACATATAGGCCGTCATCTCTTTTCTCAACTTTGTATGTCTCTAATTTGACATCTTTGAGATAATCGACTAATTCCCCTGTTTTGATATTGTAGTGCCAGAAATGTAATGGACATTCTACAATGTCTCCTTCTAGTTTGCCTGGTGCAATTGATCCGTCTTGGTGTACACAAAGATCATCCATGGCATGATACCCATCTTGATTAAAAATTGCAATTTGTTTTCCATCAATTTTAAATGCTTTACCTCCACCTGCTGGTACATCGCCTTTATCTGCAATTTTCTTCCATGCCATTGGTTTATGGAAATCTTTGTCATTTATTTAGATTCGCATGATAGCATTTTATACTCCTCAAATGGGCAATTGATCATGAGTAAAGTAAAGTCTAGTCCAAAACTGATCAAGGAAGGAAAACTCTCTTATGAGTGGGCTAGATCTCATATGCAAATTTTAGATAACACCATTAATCGATTAAAAAAATCAAAACCTCTCAAGGGAATTACTCTTGGTTTTTGTTTACACGTTACAAAAGAAACTTCTGTTTTACTGATGGGTGCAAAAGAATTGGGTGCAACAGTTGCAGTTTGTGGAGGTAATCCTCTAACCACCCAAGATAATATTGCTGCATTTTTGGCTTCACAGGGAATCAATGTTTATGCATGGCATGGACAATCTGTAAAAGACTATGATTGGTCCATTGATCAAGTACTCAAACACAAGCCAACAATTCTAACTGATGATGGTGCTGACATGAACATCAAAGCACATTTTGATAAAAGATTCAAAGACATGGAGGTTTTAGGAGCAACTGAAGAAACTACTGCAGGTGTAACTAGAATTAGAGCAGTAGAAAATCAGGGAAAATTAAGATATCCTGTAATCTTGGTAAATGAAGCTGTCACTAAACACATGTTTGACAACCAATATGGTACTGGTCAAAGTACAATTGATGGTTACTTGCGTGCAATGAATTTGCTAATGGCATCTAAACGTGTTGTAGTAGTTGGTTACGGATGGGTTGGACGTGGTGTTGCATCAAGATGTCGTGGAATGGGCTCTAAAGTAATTGTAACTGAAGTTGA
This window of the Candidatus Nitrosomarinus catalina genome carries:
- a CDS encoding NAD+ synthase: MNQDIINKIISQDYASITNKIEEFIEKELKKNNSKGIILGLSGGIDSAVLTYICKRKFKEKTLALIMPDTDITPNSETQDAMKIISLTGIEHKLIDIKPIVNEYSMYLVPNEKSKGNLRARIRSNILYYYANIENYLVLGSSDKSEYLIGYFTKYGDGASDMTPIVSLYKLQVREIAKYLGIPENIISKKSSPHLWKDHEAEAELGTQYEEVDSILYCLIEKGLSIQETVETTGIDKEIVEKIYNLNINSEHKRLLPQKCDIK
- a CDS encoding class I SAM-dependent methyltransferase; translation: MDNKSWDSLAADYDKSVEDNQNPLIINYLKKEIEILHTLCQKHSDSHKNFSIIDMGAGTGRVVFALDKKLRNESIEFLGVENSDTMLDCANQKNISHDGLSEITFLKYDLTDSNLPRYFELKNSNIVMCSYNTLGVVPSDKRLNFINNMKTIAGKNGLVILTMFNGDDFGFVAPKLYRSMIPMIKQIDDDSFDETNRVFHNSIGFRSQWFTKNEIKSILGTSLEPIPIDVTVDDKCFTFGNVFVNVVA
- a CDS encoding tetratricopeptide repeat protein, with product MSEVEKLLNDGQRSLNLDNPKEALSFYQKVLDQNPTHLEALLKKGNIFGRFGRFDEAIICYEKVLLQEKENLLALLNKGLCHHNIRQYDVAIDCFDIVLKVKPQNKTALYNKSSSVIKSGKIEDGLAILSELIKIDSSYKTQAKCDIDFADIKLLNEFKEITS
- a CDS encoding Rieske (2Fe-2S) protein, producing MAWKKIADKGDVPAGGGKAFKIDGKQIAIFNQDGYHAMDDLCVHQDGSIAPGKLEGDIVECPLHFWHYNIKTGELVDYLKDVKLETYKVEKRDDGLYVDI
- a CDS encoding adenosylhomocysteinase, with amino-acid sequence MSKVKSSPKLIKEGKLSYEWARSHMQILDNTINRLKKSKPLKGITLGFCLHVTKETSVLLMGAKELGATVAVCGGNPLTTQDNIAAFLASQGINVYAWHGQSVKDYDWSIDQVLKHKPTILTDDGADMNIKAHFDKRFKDMEVLGATEETTAGVTRIRAVENQGKLRYPVILVNEAVTKHMFDNQYGTGQSTIDGYLRAMNLLMASKRVVVVGYGWVGRGVASRCRGMGSKVIVTEVDPVKALEAHMDGFEVMPMAQAAKIGDMFITCTGMTSVIRKEHILKMKDGAIMGNVGHFDVEIDADFLLKKSKSVKEVRPTLDECTLKNGRKVYLIGQGRLANLVSAEGHPPEVMAQSFSNQLLSVLYILKNHKKMENKIIDVPKEIDIQIAFDALKAMDVKIDKLTPEQVKYANNW